In Ammoniphilus sp. CFH 90114, a genomic segment contains:
- a CDS encoding AarF/ABC1/UbiB kinase family protein, with protein sequence MKWKWFRMVSIVGMALRFFLQIFWYQWRKKTGHEWDGLMRRQAREFREKAIRLQGLLIKVGQFLSTRGDMLPKPFVEEITRLVDQVPAGGWDQARVQLEREWGTSYREILRSVGSEPVASASIGEVYRAELLDGTSVAVKIQRTGIDKVIAADFQALRIITWIARFTPFSDKANFPMLYKEMKTVIERELDFKKEMETAQQFKERFQREEVQVYIPEVYSEYTTKKVLVMEWVEGQKITDTDFLNQSGIDRKGLAERLLKLFIPQYLEQGKFHADPHSGNVLVNEKGEIILLDFGMMGEISKKDAEHLQQLLIALGVKNYAKAVEHLIKLEFVLPSANRKEMEVMLEEALSFDLKSFKQMTQMEMLKMKMELQKVIEALPIQVPTRFVFLGRSFITVEGLIATIYPDGDVVGLGEPILKEWFEQHQGGWWKLVASWVQGQPFFQTLQSLPSLLEEPRRYREWQEEAQRRSFEFEHARDKKRDAFIVLVLSIVLAFIAYGLRNPTLWMASVLLAGVSGPLYFIVSRKVKKLIRRK encoded by the coding sequence ATGAAGTGGAAATGGTTTCGGATGGTCTCCATAGTGGGGATGGCGCTCCGGTTTTTCTTACAGATTTTTTGGTACCAATGGAGGAAAAAAACGGGGCATGAATGGGATGGATTAATGCGGCGCCAAGCGCGAGAGTTTAGGGAGAAGGCCATTCGGCTTCAAGGCTTACTTATTAAGGTGGGGCAATTCTTAAGTACTAGAGGGGATATGCTTCCTAAGCCTTTTGTCGAAGAAATTACGCGGCTTGTAGATCAGGTTCCAGCCGGAGGTTGGGATCAAGCGAGGGTACAGCTTGAACGGGAATGGGGAACATCCTACCGTGAAATTTTGCGAAGTGTCGGAAGCGAACCGGTTGCGTCCGCATCGATTGGGGAGGTGTACCGTGCGGAGCTGCTGGATGGAACGAGTGTGGCGGTGAAGATTCAGCGCACCGGTATTGATAAGGTCATTGCAGCGGACTTTCAAGCTCTAAGGATCATCACATGGATTGCGCGGTTTACTCCTTTTTCAGATAAGGCGAATTTCCCTATGCTATACAAGGAAATGAAGACGGTTATCGAGCGGGAGTTGGATTTTAAAAAGGAAATGGAGACCGCACAACAGTTTAAGGAGCGATTTCAAAGAGAAGAGGTGCAGGTTTATATACCCGAAGTGTATTCGGAATACACCACGAAAAAAGTATTGGTCATGGAGTGGGTCGAAGGACAGAAGATTACGGATACTGACTTTTTGAACCAATCCGGCATCGACAGAAAAGGTTTGGCGGAAAGGCTCTTGAAGCTTTTTATACCTCAGTATTTGGAGCAAGGAAAATTTCATGCCGATCCTCATTCCGGCAATGTCCTGGTGAATGAGAAGGGTGAGATCATTCTCCTTGATTTTGGGATGATGGGGGAAATCAGCAAAAAAGACGCGGAGCACCTTCAGCAGCTTCTGATTGCTTTAGGTGTGAAAAATTATGCCAAAGCGGTGGAGCACCTGATCAAGCTGGAATTTGTCCTTCCTTCCGCCAACCGAAAAGAGATGGAAGTGATGCTTGAAGAAGCTCTTTCTTTTGACCTGAAATCGTTTAAGCAGATGACTCAAATGGAAATGTTGAAAATGAAGATGGAGCTTCAGAAGGTGATTGAGGCCCTGCCGATTCAGGTACCGACACGCTTCGTGTTTTTGGGTCGATCCTTTATCACGGTGGAAGGGCTGATTGCCACGATCTATCCTGACGGAGATGTAGTCGGGCTGGGTGAGCCCATTCTTAAGGAGTGGTTTGAGCAGCATCAGGGTGGATGGTGGAAGCTGGTGGCCAGTTGGGTTCAAGGACAGCCTTTCTTTCAAACGCTTCAAAGCCTTCCTAGCTTGTTGGAGGAACCGCGCAGATACCGAGAGTGGCAGGAGGAAGCACAGCGAAGATCGTTTGAGTTTGAACATGCCAGGGACAAAAAGAGGGATGCCTTTATCGTGCTCGTCTTATCCATCGTCCTGGCATTCATAGCCTATGGATTACGAAATCCGACTTTATGGATGGCTTCCGTTCTTCTTGCGGGTGTTTCTGGGCCTCTCTATTTCATAGTTTCTAGAAAAGTGAAAAAACTGATACGGCGGAAGTAA
- a CDS encoding copper amine oxidase N-terminal domain-containing protein produces the protein MKLKKLAMAVGLIAIVASTPMVTHAVSEIRAKLAPHIKITNEGNLIDTSAATPIIYNGTTYVPLRKVGEALGYDVTWNGESSTVQIKKPDEAYPLYKVEGIEVVSLTAFPDAFKGVTGTVFGRYDVNVSFNITKELNRKPIFTLEVLDKNKNVVSATVITVQRTKPDTWTHPLVFDNFVMANVQDVETANELLRTSYTYRIKIE, from the coding sequence ATGAAGTTGAAAAAATTAGCTATGGCAGTTGGTCTTATAGCGATCGTGGCTTCAACCCCCATGGTCACGCATGCCGTAAGTGAAATCCGCGCCAAACTAGCGCCACATATTAAAATAACAAACGAAGGAAATCTCATTGATACTTCTGCAGCAACACCTATTATTTATAATGGAACGACTTACGTACCGTTGCGTAAGGTGGGGGAAGCACTAGGTTATGATGTGACCTGGAATGGTGAATCCTCCACTGTCCAAATCAAGAAACCTGATGAGGCGTATCCACTCTATAAGGTAGAAGGAATTGAAGTAGTATCGTTAACCGCTTTCCCCGACGCATTTAAAGGAGTTACGGGAACCGTATTTGGAAGATATGATGTGAATGTTTCGTTTAACATCACCAAGGAATTGAATCGAAAGCCTATCTTTACACTTGAAGTGCTAGATAAAAATAAAAATGTAGTGAGTGCAACGGTCATTACGGTTCAAAGGACAAAACCGGATACATGGACCCATCCGTTGGTTTTTGATAATTTTGTTATGGCAAATGTACAAGACGTTGAAACGGCAAATGAGCTCTTGCGAACGAGTTACACCTATAGAATCAAAATAGAATAA
- a CDS encoding ASCH domain-containing protein: protein MEGEGDLSLDYWRRVHVIYYKKICEQLEKEFTEELPVVFEQFEVVYVP from the coding sequence ATTGAAGGAGAAGGCGATCTGAGTCTGGACTATTGGAGAAGGGTGCATGTAATCTACTATAAGAAGATTTGTGAGCAACTTGAAAAAGAGTTTACCGAAGAGCTTCCTGTTGTGTTTGAGCAATTTGAAGTCGTGTATGTACCCTAA
- the bcp gene encoding thioredoxin-dependent thiol peroxidase produces the protein MMEVKQWAPDFTLPGSNGKDVTLSDFKGKNVVLYFYPKDMTPGCTTEACDFRDDYASFQALNTVVIGISPDPITQHQKFIAKHDLNFILLADESHEVAEKYGVWKLKKNYGKEYMGIERSTFLIDQEGRIAKVYPKVKVKGHVQEVLAFIKENFD, from the coding sequence ATGATGGAAGTGAAGCAATGGGCGCCGGATTTTACGTTGCCTGGCAGTAATGGAAAAGACGTGACGTTGTCTGACTTTAAAGGAAAAAACGTGGTTCTCTACTTTTACCCTAAGGATATGACTCCTGGGTGTACGACGGAAGCGTGTGATTTTCGTGATGATTATGCGTCCTTTCAAGCCTTGAATACCGTGGTCATCGGCATTAGCCCCGATCCAATCACGCAGCATCAAAAGTTCATCGCGAAGCACGATCTGAATTTTATTCTTTTAGCCGATGAGAGTCATGAAGTGGCAGAGAAATATGGCGTATGGAAGCTCAAGAAAAACTATGGAAAAGAGTACATGGGGATTGAGCGATCGACCTTTTTGATCGATCAGGAAGGGAGAATTGCGAAGGTTTATCCGAAGGTAAAGGTAAAGGGGCATGTTCAAGAGGTTTTAGCTTTTATAAAGGAGAACTTCGATTGA
- a CDS encoding ASCH domain-containing protein: MKPEHESVRAMWRDFLRKKGVPSEKGYASWHFELTEESANKLAYLVKNGQKKATAAALWSFEQNNEPLPQVGDYSVITDWHGIAPSKRQRSKSFLFATLQRNTLGLKEKAI; encoded by the coding sequence TTGAAACCAGAACACGAATCCGTAAGAGCGATGTGGAGGGACTTTCTTCGCAAGAAGGGAGTGCCTTCTGAAAAGGGCTATGCTTCCTGGCACTTTGAGCTAACAGAAGAATCGGCAAATAAGTTGGCTTATCTCGTGAAGAACGGACAGAAAAAAGCCACGGCTGCTGCGTTATGGTCATTTGAACAAAACAACGAGCCCTTACCGCAAGTGGGAGACTACAGCGTGATCACTGACTGGCATGGGATCGCTCCATCCAAACGACAAAGGTCGAAATCCTTCCTTTTCGCGACGTTACAGAGGAACACGCTCGGATTGAAGGAGAAGGCGATCTGA